A DNA window from Camelina sativa cultivar DH55 chromosome 13, Cs, whole genome shotgun sequence contains the following coding sequences:
- the LOC104736581 gene encoding polyadenylate-binding protein-interacting protein 6-like, with product MKSGGSSTLNPYAASYVPLSKREGSLVGAAAAAKPSAYHHHQVQQQPHQGYGVQGMGGSYPSPQVSMPKKASDMVYNHQMKDEDLEMDMDIEFLLVTFSGLSHESINDVYLANNCDLDATIEMLNQLEIYSTEAQEYLPDTLDIGDVPETITEPSTSTSSKLKNEASASSSSSGIHNAHVSSS from the exons ATGAAGTCAGGAGGATCATCTACGTTGAATCCATACGCTGCATCTTATGTACCACTCTCCAAAAGAGAAGGTTCTTTGGttggtgctgctgctgctgctaagCCGTCTGcataccatcatcatcaagtgCAGCAGCAACCTCATCAAGGTTATGGAGTCCAAGGAATGGGGGGAAGTTATCCGAGTCCTCAAGTTTCCATGCCTAAGAAAGCTTCTGACATGGTTTACAATCATCAGATGAAGGATGAGGATTTGGAGATGGACATGGATATTGAGTTCCTTTTAGTCACTTTCTCTGGTCTCTCACATGAGTCTATCAATGATGTTTACTTGGCTAACAACTGTGATCTTGATGCAACTATCGAAATGCTAAACCAGCTCGAG ATTTACAGTACTGAAGCTCAGGAGTACCTCCCTGACACATTGGACATTGGCGATGTACCTGAAACCATCACCGAGCCTTCAACCTCGACATCTTCGAAACTAAAGAATGAAGCGAGTGCGTCGTCATCATCCTCGGGTATCCACAACGCCCATGTATCCTCCTCCTGA
- the LOC104736582 gene encoding leucine-rich repeat extensin-like protein 7, producing MRIYQPTLLSLTTVVLLYTSAAAPGGSRQLLYTRDDPITIPPYLIFENVRLERAYVALQAWKRTMISDPWNLTANWFGSRVCDYNGVVCSSSLDDPSVKTVSGVDLNHGDIAGHLPEELGLLTDIALFHVNSNRFCGTLPVGFSQLSLLFELDLSNNRFAGKFPKVVIGLPKLKYLDLRYNEFEGELPESLFDKDLDALFLNSNRFVSKIPVNMGNSPVSVLVLASNRFEGCIPTSFGKMGKTLNEIILMDNGLQSCLPDDMGFLRNVTVLDISYNLLVGELPKSMGVMENLEVLNVERNMLSGVMPDELCSLEKLRDFRYGSNYFTGEPSTCRYLENYNYTMNCLKDTRDQRSTMECTAFLSKPVDCDSFKCNPVSSCFSPPPSQIAPSLQPSLAPTPSQNPPPPARPCPPIYSPPPPPPQAQQPAAQLRN from the coding sequence ATGAGGATTTATCAACCGACCTTATTATCACTCACCACCGTCGTCTTACTCTACACCTCCGCAGCCGCTCCCGGTGGATCAAGGCAACTTCTGTACACCCGAGACGACCCTATAACCATACCACCATACCTCATCTTCGAAAACGTACGGCTCGAGAGAGCTTACGTGGCGTTACAAGCGTGGAAACGTACCATGATCTCTGACCCGTGGAACCTAACGGCTAACTGGTTCGGATCACGTGTGTGTGACTACAACGGAGTAGTATGCTCCTCATCTCTCGACGACCCTTCGGTTAAAACTGTCTCCGGCGTCGATCTAAACCATGGTGATATCGCTGGCCACCTTCCTGAAGAGCTTGGCCTCTTAACCGacattgctctgtttcacgtTAACTCGAACCGGTTCTGTGGTACCCTCCCGGTCGGGTTTTCGCAGTTGAGTCTCCTTTTCGAACTCGATCTTAGCAATAACCGGTTCGCTGGTAAATTCCCGAAAGTTGTAATCGGTTTACCGAAATTAAAGTATCTTGATCTCCGGTACAACGAGTTCGAAGGTGAATTACCCGAATCTCTGTTCGACAAAGACCTCGACGCTCTGTTCTTAAATAGTAACCGGTTCGTAAGTAAAATCCCGGTTAACATGGGAAATTCTCCGGTATCGGTTCTAGTTCTTGCGTCGAACCGGTTTGAAGGATGTATACCGACGAGTTTCGGTAAAATGGGTAAGACTCTGAACGAGATCATTCTTATGGACAACGGTTTACAATCTTGTCTACCTGATGACATGGGGTTCCTTCGAAACGTGACCGTTTTGGATATTAGTTACAACTTGTTGGTAGGAGAGTTGCCTAAGTCGATGGGGGTGATGGAGAATCTCGAGGTGTTGAACGTTGAGCGTAACATGCTCTCTGGTGTAATGCCGGATGAGCTATGCTCGCTTGAGAAGCTAAGAGATTTTAGATACGGGTCTAATTATTTCACCGGAGAACCATCTACGTGTCGTTATCTAGAGAATTATAACTATACTATGAACTGTCTCAAGGATACGAGGGATCAAAGATCGACGATGGAGTGTACAGCGTTCTTGTCGAAACCTGTAGATTGTGACTCTTTCAAGTGTAATCCCGTATCTTCGTGtttttctcctcctccatctcaGATAGCACCATCTTTGCAGCCATCATTGGCACCGACACCGTCTCAAAATCCACCGCCTCCGGCTAGACCATGTCCACCGATATACTcaccgcctccaccaccaccacaagcTCAACAACCGGCGGCTCAGTTGAGGAACTAA